In a single window of the Bradyrhizobium erythrophlei genome:
- a CDS encoding DUF2065 domain-containing protein, producing the protein MRSIAFADFLIGVGILFVLEGLMFAASPAWMRRAMKSALATPDNILRVVGIGSAVAGLILIWAVRR; encoded by the coding sequence ATGAGGTCCATAGCGTTCGCCGACTTCCTCATCGGTGTAGGCATTCTGTTTGTGCTTGAAGGCCTGATGTTCGCGGCAAGCCCCGCCTGGATGCGCCGGGCCATGAAGAGCGCGCTGGCGACTCCGGACAACATTCTGCGCGTGGTCGGCATCGGATCGGCCGTCGCCGGCCTGATCCTGATCTGGGCGGTGCGGAGGTAG
- a CDS encoding thymidylate synthase — MNQYHDLLERILADGAEKHDRTGTGTLSVFGHQMRFNLAAGFPMLTTKKLPLKSIVHELLWFLKGDTNIKYLKDNGVSIWDEWADANGDLGPVYGSQWRSWPAPDGRSIDQISNVIDMIRRNPDSRRLIVSAWNPADVDKMALPPCHCLFQFYVANGKLSCQLYQRSADVFLGVPFNIASYALLTMMVAQVTGLKPGDFVHSLGDAHLYSNHLEQARLQLTRPTRPLPAMKINPDVKDIFAFRYQDFVLEGYDPHPHIKAEVAV, encoded by the coding sequence ATGAATCAGTATCACGACCTGCTCGAACGGATTCTCGCTGACGGCGCGGAAAAGCACGACCGCACCGGCACCGGCACGCTGTCGGTCTTCGGCCACCAGATGCGTTTCAATCTGGCCGCCGGCTTCCCGATGCTGACCACCAAGAAGCTGCCGCTTAAATCGATCGTGCACGAATTGTTGTGGTTTCTCAAAGGCGATACCAACATCAAATATCTGAAGGACAACGGCGTTTCGATCTGGGACGAATGGGCCGACGCCAATGGTGATCTCGGCCCGGTCTATGGCTCGCAGTGGCGGTCCTGGCCGGCGCCGGACGGCCGCAGCATCGACCAGATTTCCAATGTCATCGACATGATCCGGCGCAATCCGGATTCACGGCGGCTTATCGTGAGTGCATGGAACCCGGCCGATGTCGACAAGATGGCGCTGCCGCCGTGTCATTGCCTGTTTCAGTTCTATGTCGCCAACGGCAAATTGTCCTGCCAGCTCTACCAGCGCTCGGCCGACGTATTTCTCGGCGTGCCCTTCAACATCGCGTCCTATGCGTTGCTGACCATGATGGTGGCGCAGGTGACGGGGCTCAAGCCCGGCGACTTCGTTCACTCGCTCGGCGATGCCCACCTGTATTCGAACCACCTCGAGCAGGCCCGGCTGCAACTGACGCGCCCGACCCGCCCGCTGCCCGCGATGAAGATCAATCCCGATGTGAAGGATATCTTCGCGTTCCGCTATCAAGACTTCGTGCTCGAAGGCTATGACCCCCACCCGCACATCAAGGCCGAGGTCGCGGTGTGA
- a CDS encoding gluconate 2-dehydrogenase subunit 3 family protein gives MRRRDFLAGTAILVLSTMNSRATVISGGLPWTPNAGSPPVPVRPGPWHYFTSDEGRAVEALADRIIPSDPQTPGGKDSGCAVFIDRQLAGPYGRSDGHYTQPPFMSGTKQQGAQSADGPAATYRKALAALDRYCQASYQGKRFADLSDEQKDELLKSIEDEKTKLEGIDAQSFFELVVKDVQEGFFADPLYGGNRDMVAWKMIGYPGARYNYLDWVERHNERFPLPPVSITGRADWTPKT, from the coding sequence ATGAGGCGGCGCGACTTTTTGGCGGGGACCGCGATCCTGGTGCTGAGCACCATGAACAGCCGGGCCACCGTCATCTCCGGTGGCCTGCCTTGGACGCCGAACGCGGGCAGTCCTCCGGTCCCGGTGAGACCGGGTCCCTGGCATTATTTCACGTCAGACGAAGGCCGCGCCGTCGAGGCGCTGGCCGACCGCATCATTCCATCAGACCCGCAAACGCCCGGCGGCAAGGATTCCGGCTGCGCCGTTTTTATCGATCGCCAGCTCGCCGGGCCGTATGGCCGGTCCGATGGCCATTACACCCAACCGCCATTCATGTCGGGAACGAAGCAACAGGGCGCGCAATCCGCCGACGGACCGGCGGCGACCTATCGCAAAGCGCTGGCCGCGCTCGATCGCTATTGCCAGGCAAGCTACCAGGGAAAACGTTTCGCCGATTTGTCCGACGAGCAAAAGGACGAACTCCTCAAAAGTATCGAGGATGAAAAGACAAAACTCGAAGGCATCGATGCCCAATCCTTCTTCGAACTGGTCGTCAAGGACGTGCAGGAAGGTTTCTTTGCCGATCCGCTGTACGGCGGCAACCGCGACATGGTGGCGTGGAAGATGATCGGCTACCCCGGCGCGCGTTACAACTATCTCGACTGGGTCGAGCGCCACAACGAACGCTTTCCGCTGCCGCCCGTGAGCATCACCGGCCGCGCCGACTGGACACCGAAAACCTGA
- a CDS encoding chromate transporter: MNPDGNPIWSLVWTFGLMSLFAVGGANSAIPEMHRVAVDVQHWLTDKQFADVFAISQLSPGPNVLIVTLIGYAVAGVAGALAATLAMCVPTAVLAYYVSHLLNRSSHSRWPAIIQAALVPLSIGLMAASGLVLALTSDRTWAAALVTAGAAVLAATTRLNPLWLLLAGGFLGFAGVIG; this comes from the coding sequence ATGAACCCGGACGGCAACCCGATTTGGAGCCTGGTGTGGACCTTCGGCTTGATGTCGCTGTTTGCGGTGGGTGGCGCCAATTCCGCTATTCCCGAGATGCACCGCGTCGCGGTCGATGTTCAGCACTGGCTGACCGACAAGCAGTTCGCCGATGTGTTCGCGATCTCGCAATTGTCGCCGGGACCGAACGTGCTGATTGTCACCCTGATCGGCTATGCCGTCGCCGGCGTCGCGGGCGCCTTGGCGGCGACGCTGGCGATGTGCGTTCCGACCGCCGTGCTGGCCTATTACGTCAGTCACCTTCTGAACCGGTCGAGCCATTCACGCTGGCCGGCCATCATTCAGGCTGCGCTGGTTCCGCTCTCGATTGGGTTGATGGCCGCCAGCGGCCTGGTTCTGGCGCTGACTTCCGACCGGACCTGGGCCGCCGCTCTCGTCACTGCCGGCGCGGCCGTGCTGGCTGCCACGACGCGGCTCAATCCGCTCTGGCTGTTGCTCGCCGGGGGTTTTCTGGGGTTTGCCGGCGTTATCGGCTGA
- a CDS encoding SspB family protein, whose product MATDHIRYDVLARDALRGVLRRVLADAAEHGLPGEHHFFITFLSTAEGVKLSPRLLAQYPEEMTVILQHQFWDLVVTEDRFEVGLSFGGIPERLVVPFHSIKSFFDPSVQFGLQFEPAEAMTETPAVNLPAVAAPPAASPAPPAATPATESKQEPAKPGEGAEVVRLDRFRKK is encoded by the coding sequence ATGGCAACCGATCATATCCGATACGATGTCCTGGCGCGTGACGCGCTGCGCGGGGTGCTACGCCGCGTGCTGGCCGACGCCGCCGAGCATGGCCTGCCCGGCGAACATCATTTCTTCATCACCTTCCTGTCGACCGCGGAGGGCGTCAAGCTGTCGCCGCGGCTGCTGGCGCAATATCCGGAAGAGATGACCGTCATCCTCCAGCACCAGTTCTGGGATCTGGTCGTGACCGAGGATCGCTTCGAAGTCGGTCTATCGTTCGGCGGAATCCCCGAGCGCCTCGTGGTTCCCTTCCATTCCATCAAGAGTTTCTTCGACCCGTCGGTGCAGTTCGGCTTGCAGTTCGAGCCGGCCGAAGCCATGACCGAGACGCCGGCGGTCAACCTTCCGGCCGTCGCGGCGCCGCCTGCCGCCTCCCCGGCCCCGCCGGCGGCGACGCCCGCCACCGAGAGCAAGCAAGAGCCCGCGAAGCCCGGCGAGGGCGCCGAAGTCGTGCGGCTGGATCGCTTCCGCAAGAAATAA
- a CDS encoding ribbon-helix-helix domain-containing protein, whose product MKSPVVKRSIVVAGHKTSVSLEEAFWNGMKEISGIRDMTLSELVGEIDNNRQQGNLSSAIRLFVLDYFRSRATAAAPDAKPQG is encoded by the coding sequence ATGAAATCACCCGTGGTCAAGCGCTCGATCGTGGTCGCGGGTCACAAGACCAGCGTCAGCCTCGAAGAGGCATTCTGGAACGGCATGAAGGAAATCTCCGGAATTAGGGACATGACGTTGTCCGAGCTGGTGGGCGAGATCGACAACAACCGCCAGCAGGGCAATCTGTCGTCGGCGATCCGTCTTTTCGTGCTGGATTATTTTCGGAGCCGCGCAACGGCCGCCGCGCCGGATGCAAAGCCCCAGGGATAG
- a CDS encoding GMC family oxidoreductase: MSRKLPKKDVVIVGLGWTGSIMANELTDEGLDVIAIERGPWRDAPTEFPPNYAQDELRYRIRHELFLRPEQLTFTFRNKMNQTALPIRDWGSFMPPNGVGGGGVHWNAETFRFLPTDFVLRTHLTERYGAAFLPEDMTIQDFGVTYDDLEPHYDAFEYLCGTSGTAGNLRGQIQEGGNPFEGPRSRPYPTPAQKQPFSHTLFGKAARELGYKPFPQPSGNLSQAYTNPLGIRMGPCTYCGFCEWFGCGNYSKASPQTTILPLLIRKSNFSFRDNSEVLHINLDRSGKHATGVTFVDTGGVEWEQPADLVILSAYTMFNVQLLLHSKIGTPYDPVANKGVIGRNFTHQTISTVNGFFDNKKFNFNPFIASGAIGMCIDEFNGDNFDHGPLGFVGGGYMGQVQTGGRPIQSTGVPPGTPKWGAQWKSAVRDNYLSQVRPGTGVHGSFYSYRDVYLDLDPTYKDRFGRPLMRMTIDFHDNEIKQNAFLTDKFAEIIRAMGAHTLDKQYRKAPYDATEYQTTHLNGGAIMGTDPATSALNRYLQSWDVSNLFVTGASAFPQNAGYNPTGTVAALAFWAATAIRGQYLKNPGPLVHA, from the coding sequence ATGTCGCGAAAGCTGCCGAAAAAGGACGTCGTCATCGTCGGGCTCGGATGGACCGGCTCCATCATGGCCAACGAGCTGACCGACGAAGGCCTCGACGTGATCGCGATCGAGCGCGGTCCCTGGCGCGACGCGCCGACGGAATTCCCGCCAAACTACGCCCAGGACGAGTTGCGCTATCGCATCCGCCACGAACTCTTCCTTCGGCCGGAGCAATTGACCTTCACGTTCCGCAACAAGATGAACCAGACTGCGCTGCCGATCCGCGACTGGGGCTCCTTCATGCCGCCCAACGGCGTCGGCGGCGGCGGCGTGCACTGGAACGCGGAAACCTTTCGCTTCCTGCCAACCGATTTCGTGCTGCGCACCCATCTCACCGAGCGCTACGGCGCCGCGTTCCTGCCCGAGGACATGACGATCCAGGATTTTGGCGTCACCTATGACGATCTCGAGCCGCATTACGATGCGTTCGAATATCTGTGCGGCACCTCGGGCACGGCGGGCAACCTGCGCGGCCAGATCCAGGAAGGCGGCAATCCGTTCGAGGGACCGCGTTCCCGGCCCTACCCCACGCCGGCGCAAAAACAGCCGTTCAGCCACACGCTGTTCGGAAAGGCCGCGCGCGAACTCGGCTACAAGCCGTTTCCGCAACCCTCAGGCAATCTCTCGCAGGCCTACACCAATCCGCTTGGGATTCGCATGGGCCCATGCACCTATTGCGGATTTTGCGAGTGGTTCGGCTGCGGCAATTACTCCAAGGCCAGCCCGCAAACCACCATCCTGCCGCTGCTGATCCGCAAATCGAACTTTTCGTTCCGCGACAATTCGGAGGTTCTTCACATCAACCTTGACCGCTCCGGCAAGCACGCCACTGGCGTCACCTTTGTCGACACCGGCGGCGTTGAATGGGAGCAGCCGGCCGATCTCGTGATCCTCTCGGCCTACACGATGTTCAATGTCCAGCTTCTGCTGCACTCGAAGATCGGCACGCCCTATGACCCCGTCGCCAACAAGGGCGTGATCGGCCGCAACTTCACGCATCAGACCATCTCGACCGTCAACGGCTTTTTCGACAACAAGAAATTCAATTTCAACCCGTTCATCGCCTCGGGCGCGATCGGCATGTGCATCGACGAATTCAACGGCGACAATTTCGACCACGGCCCCCTCGGCTTCGTCGGGGGCGGCTATATGGGCCAGGTGCAGACCGGCGGCCGGCCGATCCAGTCGACCGGCGTCCCGCCGGGAACACCGAAATGGGGGGCGCAATGGAAGAGCGCGGTGCGCGACAACTATCTGTCACAGGTAAGGCCGGGCACCGGCGTGCACGGCAGCTTCTACAGCTACCGCGACGTCTATCTCGATCTCGATCCGACCTACAAGGACCGCTTCGGCCGGCCCTTGATGCGGATGACGATCGATTTCCACGACAACGAGATCAAGCAGAACGCCTTCCTGACCGACAAGTTTGCCGAGATCATCCGTGCCATGGGCGCGCATACGCTCGACAAGCAGTATCGCAAGGCACCGTATGACGCGACCGAGTACCAGACCACGCATCTGAACGGCGGCGCAATCATGGGGACCGACCCCGCCACGAGCGCACTCAATCGATACCTGCAAAGCTGGGACGTTTCGAACCTGTTCGTCACCGGCGCCAGCGCCTTCCCGCAAAACGCCGGCTACAACCCGACCGGCACGGTGGCGGCGCTGGCGTTCTGGGCGGCGACGGCGATCCGCGGCCAGTATCTGAAAAACCCGGGGCCGCTGGTCCATGCGTAA
- a CDS encoding DUF4169 family protein produces the protein MGDVVNLKRFKRRIEREQSAKQADANRVRFGRTKSERVMDERRAKRTDDLLDQHRIDGEDAP, from the coding sequence ATGGGGGACGTGGTCAACCTGAAGCGATTCAAGAGGCGCATCGAGCGAGAGCAGTCGGCAAAGCAGGCCGACGCCAACCGGGTGCGATTTGGCCGAACCAAATCCGAACGTGTTATGGACGAACGGCGCGCCAAGCGCACCGACGACTTGCTGGATCAGCATCGGATCGACGGCGAGGACGCGCCATGA
- the fumC gene encoding class II fumarate hydratase — protein MARSTATPRSNSTRTETDSFGPVEVPADRYWGAQTERSRQNFRIGQDRMPMAIVRALGIVKLAAAESNRELGLLDQRRARAIIRAAREVIDGKLDDHFPLVVWQTGSGTQTNMNLNEVIANRANEMLGGKLGAKQPVHPNDHVNMSQSSNDSFPTAMHIAAAMRITADLIPALSELHRALRKKEKAFAHIIKIGRTHTQDATPLTLGQEFSGYAAQIESGITRLRVAVRDLYPLAQGGTAVGTGLNSKPRFARLFAKHVAKITKLPFTSAANKFEALASNDAYVFVHGAINSVATGLFKIANDIRLLGSGPRSGLGELILPENEPGSSIMPGKVNPTQCEAMTMVCCQVFGNHTAITVAGSQGHFELNVYKPVLAYCMMHSIQLLADVARSFTEHCVEGIRADEKRIRDLMERSLMLVTALTPRIGYDNAAKVAKNAHVRGTTLKEEAVRLGFVSADEFDRLVRPDKMTHPG, from the coding sequence ATGGCTCGATCGACAGCAACCCCGCGATCCAATTCCACGCGCACCGAGACCGACAGCTTCGGCCCGGTCGAGGTCCCCGCCGACCGCTACTGGGGCGCACAGACCGAACGCTCCAGGCAGAATTTCCGCATCGGCCAGGACCGCATGCCGATGGCAATCGTGCGCGCGCTCGGCATCGTCAAGCTGGCGGCGGCGGAATCCAATCGCGAGCTTGGCCTGCTTGACCAGCGCCGCGCCCGCGCCATCATCCGCGCCGCGCGTGAGGTGATCGACGGCAAGCTCGACGATCATTTTCCGCTGGTAGTGTGGCAGACCGGCTCCGGCACGCAGACCAACATGAACCTCAACGAAGTGATCGCGAATCGCGCCAACGAAATGCTTGGCGGCAAGCTCGGCGCCAAGCAGCCGGTTCATCCCAACGATCACGTCAACATGAGTCAGTCGTCGAACGACTCGTTCCCGACCGCGATGCACATCGCCGCCGCGATGCGCATCACGGCCGATCTCATTCCGGCGCTGAGCGAACTTCACCGCGCGCTGCGCAAAAAGGAAAAGGCCTTCGCGCATATCATCAAGATCGGCCGCACCCACACCCAGGACGCGACGCCGCTGACGCTCGGCCAGGAATTTTCCGGCTATGCCGCGCAGATCGAGAGCGGCATCACGCGGCTGCGTGTGGCGGTCAGGGATCTTTATCCGCTGGCACAGGGCGGCACCGCGGTCGGAACCGGCCTCAATTCGAAGCCGAGATTCGCCAGGCTGTTCGCAAAACACGTCGCCAAGATTACAAAACTGCCCTTCACCAGCGCGGCCAACAAGTTCGAGGCGCTGGCCTCCAACGACGCCTATGTGTTCGTGCACGGCGCCATCAATTCGGTGGCGACCGGCCTGTTCAAGATCGCCAACGATATCCGCCTGCTGGGGTCCGGTCCGCGTTCGGGCCTGGGCGAACTGATCCTGCCTGAAAACGAACCGGGCTCCTCGATCATGCCGGGCAAGGTCAATCCGACGCAATGCGAGGCGATGACCATGGTCTGCTGTCAGGTGTTCGGCAACCACACCGCGATAACCGTCGCCGGCAGCCAGGGCCATTTCGAGCTGAACGTCTACAAGCCGGTGCTGGCATATTGTATGATGCATTCCATACAGCTCCTGGCCGACGTCGCGCGCTCCTTCACCGAGCATTGTGTCGAGGGAATTCGCGCCGATGAGAAACGCATCCGGGATTTGATGGAGCGCTCGCTGATGCTGGTGACGGCGCTCACGCCCAGGATCGGCTACGACAACGCCGCCAAAGTCGCCAAAAACGCCCATGTCCGCGGCACGACATTGAAAGAGGAGGCTGTGCGGCTCGGCTTTGTTTCCGCTGATGAATTCGACCGGCTGGTGCGGCCGGACAAAATGACACACCCCGGCTGA
- the hflK gene encoding FtsH protease activity modulator HflK, with protein MPWKNQGGGPWGSGPKGPWGTGPQPVGPRPPDLEDLLRRAQERLQQLLPGGYFSGVGIALVLILALAIWGLSGFFRVQSEELGVVLRFGKHVRTVQPGLNYHLPYPIETVLLPKALRVSTISIGMTLIDDPARRGRTMRDVPEESLMLTGDENIVDVDFTVLWRIKPDGVGEYLFNIQNPEGTVKAVAESAMREVVGKSNIQPILTGARTSTEQGVQELMQKTLDSYGSGILVQQVQMQKVDPPAQVIDSFRDVQAARADLERLQNEAQTYANRVIPDAKGRAAQIIQIAEGYKQQAVAEAKGQSARFLKVYDEYKKAPDVTRQRIYLETMERILGGAEKLVYDGGNSASAQGVVPYLPLNELTPRRAPPATTPQPQQPTGATR; from the coding sequence ATGCCGTGGAAGAATCAAGGCGGAGGCCCGTGGGGCTCGGGTCCGAAAGGGCCGTGGGGCACCGGCCCGCAACCGGTGGGGCCGCGGCCGCCCGATCTTGAAGACCTTCTGCGCCGCGCCCAGGAACGGCTGCAGCAGTTGCTGCCGGGCGGCTATTTCAGCGGCGTCGGCATCGCGCTGGTACTGATCCTCGCCCTGGCGATCTGGGGACTGTCCGGATTTTTCCGGGTCCAGTCCGAAGAACTCGGCGTGGTGCTGCGTTTCGGCAAGCATGTGCGCACGGTGCAGCCGGGTCTGAACTATCATCTGCCGTATCCGATCGAGACCGTGCTGCTGCCGAAGGCGCTGCGGGTTTCCACCATCTCGATCGGCATGACGCTGATCGACGATCCGGCGCGGCGCGGCCGGACCATGCGCGACGTGCCGGAAGAAAGCCTGATGCTGACCGGCGACGAGAATATCGTTGACGTCGATTTCACGGTGCTGTGGCGGATCAAGCCGGACGGCGTCGGCGAATACCTGTTCAACATCCAGAATCCGGAAGGCACCGTAAAGGCGGTCGCCGAAAGCGCGATGCGCGAGGTGGTCGGCAAATCCAATATCCAGCCGATCCTGACCGGCGCCCGCACCTCCACCGAGCAGGGCGTGCAGGAATTGATGCAGAAGACACTGGACTCCTATGGTTCCGGCATCCTCGTGCAGCAGGTGCAGATGCAGAAGGTCGATCCGCCGGCGCAGGTGATCGACTCGTTCCGCGACGTGCAGGCGGCCCGCGCCGATCTCGAGCGGCTGCAGAACGAGGCCCAGACCTATGCCAACCGCGTCATTCCCGACGCCAAGGGACGCGCGGCGCAGATCATCCAGATCGCAGAAGGCTACAAGCAGCAGGCGGTCGCCGAGGCCAAGGGCCAGAGCGCGCGCTTCCTCAAGGTCTACGACGAATACAAGAAGGCGCCCGACGTCACCCGGCAGCGCATCTATCTGGAGACGATGGAGCGCATTCTCGGCGGCGCCGAGAAGCTGGTATATGACGGCGGCAATTCAGCCTCGGCGCAAGGCGTAGTGCCATACCTGCCGCTGAACGAACTAACGCCGCGGCGTGCGCCGCCGGCGACAACGCCACAGCCGCAGCAGCCGACCGGAGCCACACGATGA
- the hflC gene encoding protease modulator HflC produces the protein MRSPVTGIAALFVLLIVVIVGYSSVFTVDMTEQALVVRLGEPVRVVTEPGLNFKVPFVDTVIPIDKRILDLENPSQEVIASDQKRLVVDAFARYRIKNALRFYQSVGSIQAANIQLTTLLNASLRRVLGEVTFIQVVRDEREALMARIRDQLDHEAGGYGIQVVDVRIRRADLPEQNSQAVYQRMQTERQREAAEFRAQGGQKAQEIRSDADRQATVIVAEANSTAEQVRGEGDGERNRLFAEAYGKDPNFFAFYRSMTAYENGLKSNDTRFLLRPDSDFFKFFNNSSGKPPGPSAAASTATTGAAAAASPAPPAAPKP, from the coding sequence ATGAGGTCCCCCGTCACAGGTATTGCCGCGCTGTTCGTGCTGCTGATTGTCGTGATCGTCGGCTACAGTTCGGTGTTCACCGTGGATATGACCGAACAGGCGCTGGTGGTGCGGCTCGGCGAGCCGGTTCGTGTCGTCACCGAACCGGGCCTGAATTTCAAGGTGCCGTTCGTCGATACCGTGATCCCGATCGACAAGCGCATCCTCGATCTCGAAAATCCGTCGCAGGAAGTGATCGCGTCGGACCAGAAGCGGCTGGTGGTCGACGCCTTCGCGCGCTACCGCATCAAGAACGCGCTGCGGTTCTATCAGAGCGTCGGTTCGATCCAGGCCGCCAACATCCAGTTGACGACGCTGCTCAACGCCTCGCTGCGCCGGGTGCTCGGCGAGGTCACCTTCATCCAGGTGGTGCGCGACGAGCGCGAAGCGCTGATGGCGCGGATCCGCGACCAGCTCGACCATGAGGCCGGCGGCTACGGTATCCAGGTCGTCGACGTCAGGATCCGGCGCGCCGATCTGCCGGAGCAGAACAGCCAGGCCGTCTACCAGCGCATGCAGACCGAGCGGCAGCGCGAGGCCGCCGAATTCCGCGCCCAGGGCGGCCAGAAGGCGCAGGAGATCAGGTCCGACGCCGATCGCCAGGCCACCGTCATCGTCGCCGAAGCCAATTCCACCGCCGAGCAGGTGCGCGGCGAGGGCGATGGCGAGCGCAACCGGCTGTTCGCCGAGGCCTATGGCAAGGATCCCAATTTCTTCGCCTTCTACCGTTCGATGACGGCGTATGAGAACGGGCTGAAGAGCAACGATACCCGCTTCCTGCTGCGGCCCGACTCCGACTTCTTCAAGTTCTTCAATAACTCGTCCGGCAAGCCGCCGGGGCCCTCCGCCGCGGCGTCAACCGCGACGACGGGGGCTGCCGCCGCAGCCTCGCCGGCGCCACCGGCCGCGCCGAAGCCGTAA
- a CDS encoding chromate transporter has protein sequence MPPDSPPAAIAAPELPTSTPPGLIALFVAFAKMSLAGFGGVLAFARRGIVEQHKWMTAEEFNETFALCHFLPGPNIVNLSVVFGSRFRGIAGGVAAFAGLVGPPVVIVTILAALYARFGEIDALRRILAGVSCAAVGLLISVVFRMMLPLIKKRDLIGLVVLLAVFAAIGLLRLPLPAVLLVAIPLSIAIVFARQRASA, from the coding sequence ATGCCCCCGGATTCACCGCCGGCTGCCATCGCGGCGCCGGAACTCCCGACCTCAACCCCGCCCGGCCTGATTGCGCTGTTCGTCGCGTTCGCCAAAATGTCGCTCGCCGGCTTCGGCGGCGTGCTGGCTTTTGCGCGGCGCGGCATCGTCGAGCAGCACAAATGGATGACGGCGGAGGAGTTCAACGAAACCTTCGCGCTGTGCCATTTCCTGCCCGGCCCCAATATCGTCAACCTCAGCGTGGTGTTCGGGTCGCGCTTTCGCGGAATTGCCGGAGGCGTCGCGGCCTTTGCCGGGCTGGTCGGTCCTCCCGTCGTCATCGTGACCATCCTGGCCGCACTTTACGCGCGTTTCGGGGAAATTGACGCGCTGCGGCGCATTCTGGCCGGCGTATCCTGCGCCGCGGTCGGCCTTTTGATATCGGTGGTTTTCCGGATGATGCTGCCGTTGATCAAAAAGCGTGACCTGATCGGTCTTGTGGTTTTGCTGGCGGTGTTTGCCGCGATCGGGCTGCTGCGGCTGCCCTTGCCGGCGGTACTGCTGGTGGCAATTCCGCTCAGCATTGCCATCGTGTTCGCAAGACAGCGGGCGTCGGCATGA
- a CDS encoding GNAT family N-acetyltransferase — MSLNIRRALPGEAGLVLSLVRELADYEKLLHEVEATEAMIDAALFGDDPRLFCEIAEWRGEPAGLAVWFRNFSTFSGRSGIYLEDLFVRPAQRGNGIGKALLVHLAQQCVANGWSRLQWAVLDWNTPSIEFYKSLGAELMDEWTVCRVTGPALTALARGMR, encoded by the coding sequence ATGTCCCTCAATATCCGCCGCGCGCTTCCAGGTGAAGCCGGACTCGTTCTGTCGCTGGTTCGCGAACTCGCCGACTACGAGAAACTGCTGCACGAGGTCGAAGCGACCGAAGCCATGATCGACGCGGCGCTGTTTGGCGACGATCCCCGGCTGTTCTGCGAGATCGCGGAGTGGCGGGGCGAGCCGGCCGGCTTAGCGGTCTGGTTCCGCAATTTTTCGACCTTCAGCGGCCGCTCCGGTATCTATCTGGAGGACCTGTTCGTCCGCCCGGCGCAGCGCGGCAACGGCATCGGCAAGGCGCTGCTGGTGCATCTGGCGCAGCAGTGCGTGGCGAACGGCTGGTCGCGCCTGCAATGGGCGGTTCTGGACTGGAACACGCCGTCGATTGAGTTCTACAAATCGCTCGGCGCTGAATTGATGGACGAGTGGACGGTGTGCCGGGTCACGGGTCCGGCGCTGACGGCGCTGGCACGGGGGATGCGCTGA
- a CDS encoding dihydrofolate reductase codes for MEVVLIVAAADNGVIGSHGVIPWRLKSDQQRLKTMTMGKPVVMGRKTFVSLRRPLPGRTNIVVTRDANFRAPGAVVTTSFADARVVAIGDALRRFADEIAVIGGAEVYAQWMDYADRLEITEVHARPEGDTFFAAIDPAVWQQVARVRNPAGPDDSASFSYVTYRRRRPH; via the coding sequence ATGGAAGTGGTCCTCATCGTCGCCGCCGCCGACAACGGCGTGATCGGCTCTCATGGCGTTATTCCATGGCGCCTGAAGAGCGATCAGCAGCGCTTAAAGACCATGACGATGGGTAAACCCGTGGTGATGGGCCGCAAGACTTTTGTCTCGCTGCGCCGACCGCTGCCCGGACGCACCAATATCGTGGTCACCCGCGACGCGAATTTTCGCGCACCGGGGGCCGTCGTGACGACCTCGTTCGCCGACGCCCGTGTGGTCGCGATCGGCGATGCGCTGCGGCGTTTCGCAGATGAAATCGCCGTGATCGGCGGCGCGGAAGTTTACGCGCAATGGATGGATTACGCCGACCGCCTCGAGATTACCGAAGTGCACGCCCGGCCCGAGGGCGATACGTTTTTCGCCGCAATTGATCCGGCGGTTTGGCAACAGGTCGCGCGGGTGCGGAATCCGGCCGGTCCGGACGACAGCGCCAGCTTTTCCTATGTGACATATCGTCGGCGAAGGCCGCATTAA